A single window of Thermoplasmatales archaeon DNA harbors:
- a CDS encoding protein translocase SEC61 complex subunit gamma: protein MNIIEKSLEKQKKIEEMLGRLGKGKYGRVLQLASHPDEDEYMKTSQLTAIGIFLIGFIGFIIMILATVVAPWIAEKIGL from the coding sequence AAAACAGAAGAAAATAGAAGAAATGCTTGGCAGATTGGGAAAGGGCAAGTATGGAAGGGTTTTACAGCTTGCATCCCATCCTGATGAAGATGAATATATGAAGACATCTCAATTAACAGCAATTGGAATATTTTTGATTGGATTTATTGGCTTTATAATAATGATACTTGCAACAGTTGTCGCCCCATGGATTGCTGAAAAAATAGGGTTATAA